Proteins encoded in a region of the Rutidosis leptorrhynchoides isolate AG116_Rl617_1_P2 chromosome 9, CSIRO_AGI_Rlap_v1, whole genome shotgun sequence genome:
- the LOC139866804 gene encoding uncharacterized protein isoform X1, protein MPQDLPGLYFDAEKNRYFPIKSNIPGAPSSRNSSSSTGVQNSPPQSKQAKYGESQMAAKVVKMLHIRELCGNSITCNKKKVNFQEQYQKIQISKPTIWKFYETAGLFDAALEHVYVDILTQDGVTKSEILLTGGVDRTFCFYEVGRFGLRQIPALRRTPDLLQTPDIEKQTALLKSPGMLSGPTSAFVRMHSNVSCVKIPGNYYPQATDVNSSVSHALITTLGSEASGGSVFMMNLSEPLDYSSGFEMMSEKIDNISRFKSTVWTADINSDGSRAVIGTNVGVALVHIESGRKTWICHSKSDVLSLQFDCSGNIVLCGLRNGAIVTIDARQKPDSLLPRHQIPFPSLKTSESVCGRGQKRDKRLFEIKGNVYQSRTVFMPSSVSCLAALKLYDQYFLASSMDGMVRLYDHRLTQRGPVQFYEGNVNSHTRIQFGVDPSERYFMSGGEDFCLRLWNIKSGEILYEDKFMTSVPSVVCWARGSRERNTRPGNHLPGAWVASREELFYVNIS, encoded by the exons ATGCCTCAAG ATCTTCCAGGATTGTATTTTGATGCTGAAAAGAATAGGTACTTCCCTATTAAATCAAACATTCCAGGTGCTCCTTCTTCTAGAAACTCTTCATCATCAACCGGTGTTCAAAATTCACCACCCCAATCCAAACAG GCAAAATATGGAGAGAGTCAAATGGCAGCAAAAGTTGTTAAGATGCTACATATCAGGGAGTTGTGCGGTAATTCAATCACATGTAACAAAAAGAAGGTCAACTTTCAAGAGCAATACCAGAAGATACAGATATCAAAACCTACA ATCTGGAAATTTTATGAAACAGCGGGGTTGTTTGATGCTGCATTGGAACACGTATACGTTGACATCCTGACTCAAGATGGTGTTACTAAATCAGAAATATTACTAACAGGTGGTGTTGATAGAACGTTTTG TTTCTATGAAGTTGGGCGTTTTGGACTACGTCAAATTCCAGCGTTGCGAAGAACGCCAGATCTTTTGCAGACTCCGGACATAGAGAAGCAAACGGCATTATTAAAGTCACCAGGAATGCTTTCGGGTCCCACATCAgcttttgttaggatgcattcaaATGTATCCTGCGTAAAGATACCAGGAAATTATTATCCTCAAGCAACTGATGTTAATTCTTCAGTTTCTCATGCTTT AATAACTACTCTGGGATCTGAAGCGTCTGGTGGATCCGTTTTTATGATGAACCTTAGTGAACCATTGGATTATAGTTCAGGATTTGAGATGATGAGTGAAAAAATCGACAATATATCTAGATTCAAATCGACTGTTTGGACAGCAGATATCAATTCAGATGGGAGTCGTGCAGTGATTG GTACAAATGTTGGAGTTGCTTTGGTGCATATTGAATCGGGAAGAAAAACATGGATATGCCATTCTAAAAGTGACGTTTTGTCCTTGCAATTTGATTGTTCG GGAAATATCGTTTTATGTGGACTTAGAAATGGAGCTATTGTAACAATTGATGCCCGCCAGAAACCAGATTCGTTACTTCCTAGACATCAAATTCCTTTTCCTTCTCTAAAAACAAGCGAATCCGTATGTGGAAGAGGTCAAAAACGTGATAAACGTTTGTTTGAG ATAAAGGGAAATGTCTATCAATCTCGAACGGTCTTTATGCCTTCATCAGTATCATG TTTGGCAGCACTTAAACTGTATGATCAGTATTTTTTGGCCAGCTCCATGGATGGAATG GTAAGGCTTTATGATCATCGTTTGACTCAGAGAGGGCCTGTACAGTTTTACGAGGGAAATGTGAATTCTCATACTCGTATACAGTTTGGTGTTGACCCATCCGAGAGATATTTTATGTCAG GTGGAGAGGATTTCTGTTTGCGGTTGTGGAATATAAAGTCTGGTGAAATTTTATATGAAGATAAATTTATGACTTCAGTGCCATCGGTTGTGTGCTGGGCAAGAG GAAGCAGAGAGCGCAACACAAGACCCGGAAATCATCTCCCGGGGGCTTGGGTAGCTTCTCGGGAAGAGCTCTTTTATGTGAATATTTCATAA
- the LOC139866804 gene encoding uncharacterized protein isoform X2, translated as MAAKVVKMLHIRELCGNSITCNKKKVNFQEQYQKIQISKPTIWKFYETAGLFDAALEHVYVDILTQDGVTKSEILLTGGVDRTFCFYEVGRFGLRQIPALRRTPDLLQTPDIEKQTALLKSPGMLSGPTSAFVRMHSNVSCVKIPGNYYPQATDVNSSVSHALITTLGSEASGGSVFMMNLSEPLDYSSGFEMMSEKIDNISRFKSTVWTADINSDGSRAVIGTNVGVALVHIESGRKTWICHSKSDVLSLQFDCSGNIVLCGLRNGAIVTIDARQKPDSLLPRHQIPFPSLKTSESVCGRGQKRDKRLFEIKGNVYQSRTVFMPSSVSCLAALKLYDQYFLASSMDGMVRLYDHRLTQRGPVQFYEGNVNSHTRIQFGVDPSERYFMSGGEDFCLRLWNIKSGEILYEDKFMTSVPSVVCWARGSRERNTRPGNHLPGAWVASREELFYVNIS; from the exons ATGGCAGCAAAAGTTGTTAAGATGCTACATATCAGGGAGTTGTGCGGTAATTCAATCACATGTAACAAAAAGAAGGTCAACTTTCAAGAGCAATACCAGAAGATACAGATATCAAAACCTACA ATCTGGAAATTTTATGAAACAGCGGGGTTGTTTGATGCTGCATTGGAACACGTATACGTTGACATCCTGACTCAAGATGGTGTTACTAAATCAGAAATATTACTAACAGGTGGTGTTGATAGAACGTTTTG TTTCTATGAAGTTGGGCGTTTTGGACTACGTCAAATTCCAGCGTTGCGAAGAACGCCAGATCTTTTGCAGACTCCGGACATAGAGAAGCAAACGGCATTATTAAAGTCACCAGGAATGCTTTCGGGTCCCACATCAgcttttgttaggatgcattcaaATGTATCCTGCGTAAAGATACCAGGAAATTATTATCCTCAAGCAACTGATGTTAATTCTTCAGTTTCTCATGCTTT AATAACTACTCTGGGATCTGAAGCGTCTGGTGGATCCGTTTTTATGATGAACCTTAGTGAACCATTGGATTATAGTTCAGGATTTGAGATGATGAGTGAAAAAATCGACAATATATCTAGATTCAAATCGACTGTTTGGACAGCAGATATCAATTCAGATGGGAGTCGTGCAGTGATTG GTACAAATGTTGGAGTTGCTTTGGTGCATATTGAATCGGGAAGAAAAACATGGATATGCCATTCTAAAAGTGACGTTTTGTCCTTGCAATTTGATTGTTCG GGAAATATCGTTTTATGTGGACTTAGAAATGGAGCTATTGTAACAATTGATGCCCGCCAGAAACCAGATTCGTTACTTCCTAGACATCAAATTCCTTTTCCTTCTCTAAAAACAAGCGAATCCGTATGTGGAAGAGGTCAAAAACGTGATAAACGTTTGTTTGAG ATAAAGGGAAATGTCTATCAATCTCGAACGGTCTTTATGCCTTCATCAGTATCATG TTTGGCAGCACTTAAACTGTATGATCAGTATTTTTTGGCCAGCTCCATGGATGGAATG GTAAGGCTTTATGATCATCGTTTGACTCAGAGAGGGCCTGTACAGTTTTACGAGGGAAATGTGAATTCTCATACTCGTATACAGTTTGGTGTTGACCCATCCGAGAGATATTTTATGTCAG GTGGAGAGGATTTCTGTTTGCGGTTGTGGAATATAAAGTCTGGTGAAATTTTATATGAAGATAAATTTATGACTTCAGTGCCATCGGTTGTGTGCTGGGCAAGAG GAAGCAGAGAGCGCAACACAAGACCCGGAAATCATCTCCCGGGGGCTTGGGTAGCTTCTCGGGAAGAGCTCTTTTATGTGAATATTTCATAA